The proteins below are encoded in one region of Magnetococcales bacterium:
- a CDS encoding radical SAM protein: MNILKEIIRTLSVPLLGPSGWSPFKPVSISIDLTENCNSQCNMCDCWRTSGERFSFERLRPLLDDLVNWNVTLINYVAAGEIFTHPEIREILSYTKKKGFEIILNTNALALSNPSWATFVAQEIQPLSISIGIDSIRDETYQEIRGVPKGASKIKKAISHLQEAGYHNIGLGAVILPANLDQLTEMVHFTREQGVEVRFTAYEAFFQEEEAIQNELQRLAREGILQERIGEIIQLKKSHAHIKSSVEYLKRIPDYYLTDKYFPLPCRVGFLRANIAINGDTFFCHHTKPYGNVFQQSIDEIWFSKAARNTRQQMVAGECPGCWLNCFGEENIRFSPRLGFRSNLDGLKRYLKLKAQGDSPK; encoded by the coding sequence ATGAATATTTTAAAAGAAATCATCCGAACCCTCTCCGTTCCCCTTCTGGGGCCTTCCGGATGGTCTCCCTTCAAACCCGTATCGATTTCCATTGATCTGACCGAAAATTGCAATTCGCAATGCAACATGTGTGACTGCTGGCGAACCAGTGGCGAACGTTTTTCCTTTGAGCGCCTGCGCCCTCTGCTGGACGATCTGGTCAACTGGAACGTTACTCTGATCAACTATGTGGCAGCAGGAGAAATCTTCACCCATCCGGAAATTCGGGAAATCCTGAGTTATACCAAGAAAAAAGGCTTTGAGATCATCCTCAACACCAACGCCTTGGCCCTGTCGAATCCCAGCTGGGCCACCTTCGTGGCCCAAGAGATCCAACCTCTCTCCATCTCCATCGGCATCGACTCCATCCGGGACGAAACCTATCAGGAGATCCGAGGCGTGCCCAAAGGGGCCAGCAAAATCAAAAAGGCGATCTCCCACCTTCAAGAGGCGGGATACCATAATATCGGTCTCGGCGCGGTGATCCTGCCAGCCAATCTCGATCAGCTGACCGAAATGGTCCACTTCACCCGGGAACAGGGCGTCGAAGTCCGTTTTACCGCCTATGAGGCCTTTTTTCAGGAAGAGGAGGCCATTCAAAACGAATTGCAACGCCTGGCCCGGGAAGGAATCCTTCAAGAACGCATCGGGGAGATAATTCAGCTCAAGAAGAGCCATGCCCACATTAAAAGCTCGGTGGAATATCTCAAGCGGATTCCGGACTATTATCTCACCGATAAATATTTTCCTCTCCCCTGTCGGGTGGGATTTTTACGGGCCAACATCGCCATCAACGGCGATACTTTTTTTTGTCACCACACCAAGCCCTACGGTAATGTGTTTCAACAATCCATCGATGAGATCTGGTTTTCCAAAGCAGCCCGCAACACCCGACAACAGATGGTGGCTGGAGAGTGCCCCGGCTGCTGGCTTAATTGTTTTGGAGAAGAAAACATCCGCTTCTCCCCCCGGCTCGGTTTTCGCTCCAACCTGGATGGCCTGAAACGCTATCTCAAACTCAAGGCCCAAGGCGACAGCCCCAAATGA
- a CDS encoding glycosyltransferase family 39 protein — translation MSHPTPSRSNCPTRLLLILALVAITAIGLHLRLGAVFKTDVSAPLRKDALQYYLSAYNLKYHDIYSSRVGQRPKSAESGEAFLNQFFADPLGRYLAGHNLRRLGIPPPGEGEVIDPASPPPPDAHRSPGYPLFLYPFLDLPTINSQLLHITFAQALLSALAVVLVYFTCLRFTPPLPALAAALLTALSPHLVTGNHYLLTESLFTFLLVLFFWVASRLKSSRGWGWFFLSGLLLGFTTLVRPEMLLYGVPVVGMVWLLFDAGTRKRRGLILLLGIVLLFAPWIARNKYHDLGHSRAAALTRHMAHGIYPGMMYQENPQTFGYPYHFDPDYPRLEGDMGAVLGEIQRRFSNEPARHGYWFFIGKPIQLWSWNMVQGAGDALIYPVTRTPYATEPFFKASHQLMHLLHWPLVILGGVGLLIVWLPSGFMVWREAQDPAGMQDQHQAGTEVQKQNVAERLIAPRLMSLLLMYVTALHMVTLPLPRYAIPLKPLLHILAMVALYEGYRLVRRVWRKK, via the coding sequence ATGAGTCACCCCACACCCTCCAGGTCAAACTGCCCAACCCGCTTGTTGCTCATTCTGGCCCTCGTTGCCATCACCGCCATCGGCCTGCATCTGCGTCTGGGCGCGGTGTTCAAAACCGATGTTTCTGCACCTCTGCGTAAGGATGCCCTGCAATATTATCTCTCCGCCTATAATCTCAAATACCATGATATCTATTCGAGTCGGGTGGGGCAGCGACCCAAAAGTGCAGAGAGCGGCGAGGCCTTTTTAAATCAATTTTTTGCCGATCCCCTGGGTCGATATCTGGCTGGTCACAATCTGCGCCGTCTGGGCATTCCACCCCCTGGTGAAGGAGAGGTGATCGATCCGGCCTCCCCACCTCCACCCGACGCCCACCGCTCACCGGGATACCCTCTTTTTCTCTATCCCTTTCTGGACCTGCCCACCATCAACTCTCAACTTTTACACATCACCTTCGCCCAGGCGCTCCTCTCTGCCCTGGCCGTGGTGCTGGTCTATTTTACCTGCTTGCGTTTCACTCCCCCGCTGCCCGCTCTGGCCGCCGCTCTCCTCACCGCCCTCTCCCCCCATCTGGTGACCGGCAATCACTATCTTTTGACAGAATCGCTGTTTACTTTTTTATTGGTGCTCTTTTTTTGGGTCGCCAGTCGCCTGAAATCCAGCCGTGGTTGGGGGTGGTTTTTTTTAAGTGGCCTTCTTTTGGGCTTCACCACCCTGGTGCGCCCGGAGATGCTTCTTTATGGCGTTCCTGTGGTTGGTATGGTGTGGTTGCTCTTTGATGCAGGCACCAGAAAGCGCCGAGGCTTGATCCTGCTGTTGGGTATTGTTTTGCTTTTTGCACCTTGGATCGCCCGCAATAAATATCATGATTTGGGCCACTCCCGGGCAGCTGCCCTCACCCGACACATGGCCCACGGCATCTATCCTGGCATGATGTATCAGGAAAACCCTCAAACCTTTGGCTATCCCTATCACTTTGATCCAGACTATCCCCGCCTGGAAGGGGATATGGGGGCGGTGCTTGGGGAGATCCAACGGCGCTTTTCAAACGAACCGGCACGGCATGGTTACTGGTTTTTTATCGGCAAGCCTATTCAGCTCTGGTCGTGGAACATGGTGCAAGGGGCTGGGGATGCCCTCATCTATCCCGTCACCCGCACCCCCTATGCTACCGAGCCTTTTTTCAAGGCCAGCCATCAGCTGATGCACCTCCTCCATTGGCCCCTGGTGATTTTGGGAGGGGTGGGGCTCCTGATTGTCTGGCTGCCGTCGGGTTTCATGGTTTGGAGAGAAGCTCAGGATCCGGCAGGAATGCAGGATCAGCATCAAGCAGGAACTGAAGTTCAAAAGCAAAACGTGGCAGAAAGGTTGATCGCCCCCCGCTTGATGAGCCTGCTACTGATGTATGTTACTGCCCTGCACATGGTGACCCTCCCCCTGCCCCGCTACGCCATCCCCTTGAAGCCCCTTCTCCATATTCTGGCGATGGTCGCCCTTTATGAGGGATATCGTCTGGTGAGGAGAGTTTGGCGGAAGAAATGA
- a CDS encoding transposase → MAFYPFDMIRKFLKNHTINPGSRHGITFPKERLFAGDSFRVNKKNHWIHVYSAGGFTLKRLHRKRGLEAIEAINIIPRYQGAIVHDCWASYLSYDHCDHGLCGSHLLRELTFIIESNNYRWAKNMKRLLKEISRKVAKRDAKRLNDDELANLQKRYRNIMTRGEKELPPIPQKPKGKRGKMAKSDAHNLWERMKKNEAAVLLFARDPHVAFTNNRAERDLRMAKVKQKISGCFRTEQYAHAYCRISSYLQTMSQQGVNPLIAIQIALAGKIK, encoded by the coding sequence ATGGCATTCTATCCATTTGATATGATTAGAAAATTTCTGAAAAATCATACCATAAATCCAGGATCCAGGCACGGCATCACGTTTCCAAAAGAGCGACTTTTTGCGGGAGACTCATTCCGGGTCAACAAGAAAAACCACTGGATACATGTCTATTCCGCTGGCGGATTTACGTTGAAGCGATTACATCGAAAACGAGGATTGGAAGCCATCGAAGCGATCAATATCATTCCTCGCTATCAGGGTGCCATTGTCCATGATTGCTGGGCCTCCTATCTTTCGTATGACCATTGTGACCATGGTTTATGCGGTTCGCACCTGCTGAGGGAGCTGACCTTCATCATCGAGTCCAACAACTACCGCTGGGCCAAAAACATGAAACGCTTGCTCAAAGAGATCAGCCGGAAAGTGGCGAAACGTGACGCAAAACGTCTGAACGACGACGAACTGGCCAATCTGCAAAAGCGCTACCGCAACATCATGACACGCGGAGAAAAAGAGCTGCCCCCAATCCCCCAAAAACCCAAAGGAAAACGGGGGAAAATGGCCAAATCGGATGCCCATAACCTCTGGGAGCGCATGAAAAAGAATGAAGCGGCCGTCTTGCTCTTTGCGCGCGACCCCCATGTGGCATTCACAAATAATCGCGCCGAACGTGACCTCAGAATGGCCAAAGTGAAACAGAAAATCTCAGGCTGCTTCCGAACAGAGCAATATGCTCATGCCTATTGTCGGATCTCAAGTTACCTGCAAACCATGAGTCAACAGGGAGTCAACCCATTGATCGCCATTCAAATCGCTTTGGCTGGCAAAATCAAATAG
- a CDS encoding rhodanese-like domain-containing protein: protein MVSSAPHSQIHPNLHQINPEETWKLVQREDVVFVDIRSEIEHFFVGNPPGVINIPWQDAPDFELNPDFLKEVSLAARKDQPVVLICRSGHRSIDAGNFLLEAGFQKVYNVLEGFEGDRDQHHHRSSINGWRFRGLPWVQC, encoded by the coding sequence ATGGTCTCCTCGGCCCCCCATAGCCAGATTCATCCCAATCTACATCAAATCAACCCTGAAGAGACATGGAAACTGGTCCAGAGGGAAGATGTGGTGTTTGTGGACATCCGTTCTGAGATCGAACACTTTTTTGTCGGCAACCCCCCAGGGGTTATCAATATTCCCTGGCAGGATGCCCCGGATTTTGAACTCAACCCCGATTTTCTCAAGGAGGTCTCCCTGGCCGCCCGCAAGGATCAGCCGGTTGTGCTCATCTGCCGCTCGGGCCACCGCTCCATTGATGCAGGCAACTTTTTGCTCGAAGCCGGTTTCCAGAAGGTGTACAACGTCCTGGAAGGGTTTGAAGGAGACCGGGACCAACATCACCACCGATCCAGCATCAATGGTTGGCGATTTCGGGGCTTACCCTGGGTACAGTGTTAA
- a CDS encoding FHA domain-containing protein, protein MAKVIIKFKGVIRGEVTLSKTATAIGRTQENEITLENLAVSRSHAIIMRKGEQFVLEDLESRNGTYVNGKRIHNHPLNDGDSILVGKHNLLFVDKSQEELANSDTTPASNIHINTADDDVTFRRDMPEDFEPEVVEKSPAPAMPESPEEDISATSPTLMTQIDTPEIEAYLAVVKGDLSRTKYHLTNSVTSIGKDDNAEIRLTGLFTPRLVGVIHRRKEGYFLAPVGRGIKLNDVTIAGKQKLMDGNVIKYKDFTFRFKIKA, encoded by the coding sequence ATGGCCAAGGTAATCATCAAATTCAAAGGGGTGATTCGGGGGGAAGTGACCCTCTCGAAAACCGCCACTGCCATTGGACGTACCCAGGAGAACGAAATCACCCTGGAAAATTTGGCAGTTTCCCGCTCCCATGCCATCATCATGCGCAAGGGAGAGCAGTTTGTGTTGGAGGATCTGGAAAGCCGTAACGGCACCTACGTCAACGGCAAACGCATCCATAACCATCCGCTTAATGATGGTGACTCCATCCTGGTCGGCAAACATAATTTGCTGTTTGTCGATAAAAGCCAGGAGGAGTTGGCGAATAGTGATACCACTCCGGCCTCCAACATTCACATCAACACCGCCGACGATGATGTGACCTTCCGGCGGGATATGCCTGAAGATTTTGAGCCCGAGGTCGTCGAGAAATCTCCGGCACCAGCCATGCCGGAATCACCCGAGGAAGATATATCAGCCACCAGCCCCACCCTCATGACCCAAATCGATACCCCTGAAATAGAGGCCTATCTCGCTGTGGTTAAAGGGGATCTCAGTCGTACCAAATATCACCTCACCAACTCGGTCACCTCCATCGGCAAGGACGACAATGCCGAAATTCGATTGACCGGGCTTTTTACGCCTCGACTTGTCGGAGTGATTCATCGGCGCAAAGAGGGATATTTTTTGGCCCCCGTAGGCAGAGGGATCAAACTCAACGACGTGACCATCGCTGGCAAGCAAAAGCTGATGGATGGCAACGTCATCAAGTATAAGGATTTTACGTTCCGTTTTAAGATCAAAGCCTGA